The DNA window TTGTAGAACAAGAAGCAGGCTCATACAAAGAATATTTGTTTCCTACCTTCTACCTATGGTCAGCACTACAACTTGAATACACAAACCTGTTTTCATTTCATGatgaaattttaattctttgaacTTCAAAATGCAGGCCTGTCTTATAGAatgaaaaacatgaagaaatattaTCTCCATGCATATAGAAGTCTTCCTAGGGAGATATTAATGTTGTGGATTCAGCTACTCCAATATTTCATAAAGCcttaactgtttctatttctataGAAGATTAGATCTGTAACAGAAGTTCCTGAATATATTGAAAATGCACCCAACACTGAACCTACTGTGGAAGGAACAGGAACTATATTGGTGTGAACACCTTAGATAAGTGTCCCATCAGGGTTTGTAGGACTTGAGGAGGAGGAACTGTAAACTGAGTCACCTGTGTTTCTATCTGTGCTTCCTCATTCTCAGACCACAGTGAGGAGTGTGCGGAAGCGTCCAGACTTTGGAGTCAGTGGACAATGGGATGTGGTTGTGGAGACTGATGGGAAACAGGAGAGCCTGGTCTTTGATGGGATTCTGGTCTGCAGTGGCCATCACACAGACCCCCACCTGCCACTTAAGTCCTTCCCAGGTATGTCATGAAGAATCTGATAGAGAAGCATTTTCCAAATAACTTACAGGCAGAAATGAGTGGACAGAAATGTTACTAAGGTTTCATGAGTGGGCATACATGTTATTAAGTTTCATGAATGAACATAAATGTTATGAAGTTTCTGTAAATTTTCCCTGCTAAATCTCAGCAGCAAAGTGTTCATTCTCTGTTAACTGGACAATATAATCCATTGAAATACAGAACCAGGCAAATACAATGACCCATGCTCTCTCCCTTATCATTGCATCCAGCTTCTAATGAGTAACAAAACTCAGTTGACATTCTAATGGCTTTAGTTTTGTCAATTTATTTGGCTTCAGTCTATTCCAGAGAaagtgaaattaataaaaatgaggcACAAAGACAAATGACAAGTAAACAGCTGGCAAATCCATAAATTTAGAAATCTTAACATATGGGGAAGGAAtttcagtgtatttatttatcatgagtttatttttaattttataagtaaaatataattactcatccccctttcctttcctccctccaacaacaatatatgtgatatatatgacTTAAGGGCTGctcacttggtattggataaccaactgaAGGGTCTTTTACCTGGCGAAGACTATTTCTCTGGCTCTCGGCATTTCTTACTCAAATATAGTCTAGGTGTGGAGGCCATGAGGTTTCCCCCTTCCACATCCTACCTTTTCATTGGCTAATACAGCCAAATGAGAAGCTTACTGCTCCCTTGTAGATCTAAATGGTAAAATGGTATTCATCTCATGGCAGTTGGTGGTTTGCTCCCCTATCTCCCCTAACTAAACCCTCTCTCCTTACTCTTAACCCACTTGCCCTCTATTTCCATCAAATTTCCACCAGGAAtcaattagaaattattttatatttcaattccTTTCTATGGTGCCCAAGAAACCATTGGGCAAAATGGAGACACAGTAAATAAGATCGCTTTAAATGGTTGCTCAAAAATTCTGATCCAATTAGGCATAACAGGTGTATAATCTTTTTGCAAACTAacacaaatatttgtaaaatgaaagtCCCTGGTTGCAGGCTTTATGAAGCATGCAGCCAAGCCAGGTACAGCATCAGGTACTGGCATCAGGCACATAAGGCACATACCAATGAAGAAAAGGTCGCCAGATCCTAGAGAATTGTAAAACAGTACAACACCCAGTAGTGCCTTGCTTTGTCAGTTTGCTTAGAACTGTGAGAATAACATAATAATGAATAGCAGTAAATCCTGGTGTGGTGTGACACCTTCACTTGTACAGAGTCAAGACAGATAGATCTGTTATTTTGTAAATACTTAATAAGATCACCAGTCTGTATTCAGAGCCTGTGAACTCTTCTTCTGAGTCCTCCATCCCTTGAACTCCCTTAAACATAAATTGCATTTGAGGACCATGTGTGGTCTTCAGCTGGCTGATCctgatttcatttcttcctccttcaggTTGTTCGGGATGTAGCTTTTTTATGTATGTTAGTATGTGAAAGTTCTCCTCGTAATGACAAATTATCTTCTTCCACCACAGGCATTAAGAAGTTTGAAGGCTGTTATTTCCATAGTCGGGAATACAAAAGTCCTGAGGACTACACAGGAAAGAGAATCATAGTGGTCGGCATTGGGAATTCTGGTGTGGACATTGCAGTGGAACTTGGCCGAGTAGCAAAACAGGTTTGTTGGCAATCATTGACTTCACCAGCAGAATGCTGTGCATTTATAGGTGTCATCCTGAATGTAGGTTTGGCTTAGgaaagtccagaaaaaaaaatgtagagaaatcTATGGACCTACCCTTAAGATGTTTGAATTCATGCTAAGTACAAAATGAATGCAAAATAAATCCATTATACTAACAATTGGAACCGGCATGTGAACAATTTACCAGGTGCCCTAAGTGAAGAGAGAACCAGCATGGCATCAAATAACCGATTTGATTTTCCTTGGTAGGATCTTCTTATGAGGGGATCATGTGCTAATTgtcttctgagtctgggttactcTCACCAAATATTTTccacagatttattttaaagaaaacaatacagacTGTTATAGCAATTAATATGGTGATTAACTTATGAATTCAGACTCTTTTTTATATACAAAGAATAGCTATGTCAATATCCAGGGGTATTTTTTTAACATGGTATTTCAGAGACAGGTAGATAAGTGAATTGCCTGTTAGTTTTCATGAATAAATTTGGTGTCATATAAACAGCCTTTTTTCTGGGGCTCAATAAAAACTCTGGCAAAGCACAGCATGGTGACTACTGCACAGTGGTGCTCGGCTTCCTGTCTTCAGGAACAGTAGCTAACATTTGAACAGTACAGCAGGTAAACATTCCTCTGTTCTCCCCTGCTTAATTCTGCTTTCCACAGGTATTCCTCAGCACTCGACGAGGATCGTGGATTTTACACCGCGTCTGGAGTAATGGATATCCCATGGATAGTTCATTCTTCACTCGGTTCCATAGCTTTCTCCAGAAAATATTAACCACAGCAGCAGTAAATAAGTATCTAGAGAAGATGCTGAACTCCAGATTCAACCATGCACATTATGGTCTGCAGCCACAGCACAGGTGACAAACCCAGGGCTTGACGTGGGTAATCGTGTGTAGATACGATGAACATTTTGCTTTGAAGACAACTAAACTTTGGGCTCCTGACTGATCTCACACCGTTAGGAATGCAAAGCACTCTGATTTGCATAATGTACATCActgcatgcaaatgtgtgtgcccTTCTTGAATCACTTGTAAATTCTCATCCATTCATCAATCAACTAACACTTGATTGCTAGACACCAAAAATTCAGACAAAAGGCTATAAATGCCTCTCCCATTAATAGGTATCaactgtggagatcagagaaagcACAGACATGGGTTTCAGCACAGCAATGTGAGATGCCATGATGAATTTTGGACAGGGGTATATCTAGCTCCAAATAAGACACAGTTATTTTGAGGTTGGGGTAGAAGTATCAGGGAAGCTACGTGGAATGGGAGCTAAGGGATCCTTCCTCTGTAAGATCACCCTAGTAATTCCAGGTCTTATCCCATGGAAGTTTCTTGGCTCATCCTAGTAATTCCAGGTCTTATCCCATGGAAGTTTCTCGGCTCAGAAATCATCAATGGCTTCCAGTTAATAAGAAAAAGATAGAGTGGGATCAGGACTAAGCGgagttaagaaaagaaataaatacaatggAATATAATTCAAACAAGTTAGGTACTCCAGAATTCATTCACATATTATGATATGTCGAGGTGGTGCCATCAAGGGTAATTGAGAGTAGGTGGTGTCCTGAGGATGAGGCCCCTAGGAGGGCTTAGGATTTTACAAGAGGAAGAGTTAACTAAATTAGAGGTTTTAATCTGTCTTCCTGTGTGGTGCCACTTCAGACTATGACACCTTAGACTATACAGTGTCCCCAGCAGCAAGAAGGAACTCACTAGATGTGAGTTCTTGACACTGGCTCTTCATAACTGAtctaaatcaataaatgttatgtttttataaaTTACCCAGACTTATATATTGGTCTAGCAAAGGTAAACAGATAAGCCAACAAATACTATCTTTCTTATATGACTATTTATgtcttcaagtgtgtgtgtgtgtgtgtgtgtgtgtgtgtgtgtgtgtgtgtgtgtgtacatgcatgtgtgtgtgtgagttcatgtggaggccagagcttgATGTAAAATGCCCTATGaaattgctctccatcttatttttttgagaaaagttctctcactgaacatgtTGCTCACCAACTCAGTTTGACTAGCTAGATAGCGTGTCCCAGAGCCTTCTTGTCTCCTCCTTCCTACTGGTGGGATTACAGTTACACACTGCAGTGCCCAGGTTGtcatgcaggtgctggggatagaactcaggtccgcCTTCTTGCACAGCTGGTACTTATGAACTTAACTGTTCTGCCTCTTCATTGTCTCATGTGTTTCAGCAGATGGTATAAAGGAATGTGACATGTATTGATATGTTCACTAAAAAATACTAATGACCTCCTATTATGTTGTGAATGAAAACATTACATTCTGTGTAGGATGATAAGAACATTTCTTCAACTATAGTGGTGAGAAGGGTGAAGGAAGAGGATGGTGACTATGACAAAGACTGTCACAGTAGACTGCCTAGGGGTAGAACTAGGTGATAAACTAATAGAATGATCTAGGAAGCAGTTCTCAGGAGTGAAGTTTAAGCTAAGACTTAAAGAGCAAGAAGGAGtgaacagaaaaatcatccaggAAAGAAGGCTGAAAGTAAGGGGATTCTCAGGCAAAACATCCTTGAGCTAGGAAGAGGCTGTGTGCAAAGTGAGGAACAGAAGAGAGCCCAGAACTATGACGAAGTCAGTGAGAGGACCACCAAGAGGCAGAAGCTAGGACACCTAAGGCTGGAGCATGGGGGAGAATTTGGATTctgtccattttttaaagatgattgCATAATTTTAAGGTAGCTCACTTGCTCTGCTATACATGTACAATGGAACTGTTACTATAGTGAGGCAAATCAAAATATCCACAATCTCACGTAGACTATTTTGGCAAAAGCACCTGTTGGCTATAGTCCCTATGCTGTGAATTTTGTTTATTCTGCACACTTCAACTTtctatcctctgacctacacctCTCCAAGTCCTCCTCCACCCTAAATGCCTACAGCCATTGTATTCGCTACTCATTtggtttcttttacattttacatgTAAGTAACATAATGTAGTACTCCTTTCCAGTATCTGGCATATTTCAGGTAGCATACTATTTTATAGGTTCATTATGCTGTGGTAACTGGCAAGatcttctttttattaatttttcttttttgttcatattttgagGATTctgtataatgtattttgatcatattcacgcCTCCCAAATTCCTGACAGATCTACACATCCCATACACACCTAATGTTGTGCTATTTTTAaaccatcaagtccaatttgtgctactCATGTACTGTTTGATGTTGGCCTTTTGAACTCGGGTacttgtgcatactaggcaagtactctaccaccagTTTTAAAGCTGAATAACACCCCCTTGCACACATATATGACAGTCATGGGTTGCATaaagacagacagtcagacaaacGTGTATCATAGTTTCTTACTCTAATGTAGCTAcacttaggttttgtttttattttttggttagtgcaAATGAGACTACAGTGAACATGGAATACAGACATGTTTTGAGGGCAGTGATTTTATCCTTTTGGGTATATACTAAGAATAAGGATTTAGAGGTCATATGATACTGTATTTTTAAGCATCTCGAACTAGGAGGCAAAGGATCCATTAAGGCTTTGAACAGTATATAAGTCTTTCTTGTCCATAGGTCAAATAAGTACCTGGAGATTAATTTTAGGGATCCCGAAGGTGAAAGACTGGTGCACACTGGGGAGAACTTGGTGTGGGGTTCTAATGAAAGGCAGCATTAATTCTTCATGAAGTAGTCCCCTAGCACTGATGAAGCAGAGAAGACGAACAGGCTGAGTCCCTTCCAGAGGCCATAATGCCCAAGAAGGAGGACCCAGAAAGGCCTCCTCTGGATGATGACTCAGCAAGAATAGGGATGTCTGCTAGATTCTTTGTCACAGAGTCAGCCCACTTACCTTGTACCACTTGCAGAACAGCCACCCAAAGGAGCCTTCGGTAACCAAAGGCAACTGTCAGAAGTGTCAAAAAAAAAGCTTCTCCTGTATGTCAATAACCAGAATCTAGACAGAAGGATCCAAACATCAGGGCAGGTGCTAGAGAAGTTGAGTGGAGAAGAGAATCAACTTGCATGAAAATTTGAAGCAATCTTTTAATAAAGGCAAGGCTACATAGAACTCTTTGgtaattaaaaatatcatttcccTATTAAAAGCCAAAGCAGatagataacagaaaaaaaatgcttactAGAAAGACGAGAAATAAGAATATAGAGGACATGCAATACTTGGAAGAGTAGAAAAGATTTTTCATATTGCAAAGGGGGACACTGGGCTCCAGGATATAATACTGCcaatgcgcacacacacacacacacacacacacacacacacacacacacacacacacacacacacacacacacacactcctcagtaAGCCCCTCAGTTATGACACTCACTTCCCTGTCCTGCATGGAGTGTACTGGTTAGCCACATGCATTGTCTCCTGAAAGTTACCTTGAGACTGGGCTTGAAAAACCACAGGCATTTACAAAGATCTTTATGTCTTTCCCCCaaataccaaaagaaacaaaccccAGCCTTAAGTcaaagtctttttttgttgttttttttttttccgcagggggtattcgagacagggtttctctgcaactttggagcctgtcctggaactcactctgtagatcaggctagtcttgaacccacagagatccacttgcctctgcctcctcgaTGCTGggatgtaccaccaccacccagcttaagtCTACAAACTTCATAGCCTGGCCTGATCACTGAAGCACACCCTGATAGAGCATCCCTTATCTTATTCCACCAGGATACCCTGCAGCCTCGGTGATTTCTTCTAGTACGTTCTTTGAACATGTGAGCCTGTTTCAGTACTTCTTACTTTAGAATTCTACCCTATTATTTCTTAAAGTGTCTGCAGTCCCAGCCTCAGACAGACAAAACTCTTGGGTAAACTGTAGCAGAAAGGAGGTACAATCTGCCTTTTATTGATCTGTATATATACAACCTTGGAAACTATAGTGCAATAGAATGCAGATTCTGCTTGAAAATGTCTCAAACTCAGGCCCCTAAATCccgtaaaaagaaaagaaagtcatgcAAGTTTGGTCCACAATAGCAAAGTGTCAGAGCAAATACCTCAGAATAGaagaataaaagggggaaaggtgatgagtaacaaataaatattgtgtacagttaaatttgaataaaggtagacagaaaagaaatgaaaacacagaaagaaatcagaaaggaagaagtgaaggaaggaagaatgggtggatggatagatgggtggactAAAGCAAGCAAGCTCCGCGCATTCCCTCTGGGGCTGATGGGTACAGCCTATGGGAAGCATCCCTGAATGTGCTACTTCCTCTTCATAAACTCAGGCATTATGAGGGAATTCGTACAAGCCAAGTGGTGTCAGGGCTTCAtttcagaaagtaaaagaaaatacctATTAGAATAAAGCACTGAGTGATTGAAGCCCCTCTTAATTAAGACACATATGGTTCTTTGTAGGACTCTTGAAATATTCCAGAAGCCATGCATATTACATTTCTTCTCATCATATTTTCCCATTGGTTTAGCTTGAGGCACTGTTTTACTATGCAAagacttaaattttaaacattCGTGCGTGTGGTGTCTGTCTTTCCTCTTGTACTTCCTTCTTAAAGTCTAGATAAAGATGGGCTCTCCTGTCGCAAGAATGTAAACTTATTTTCCAAAAATTTACTCACTATATTTGGGACTTTTAAGTATTTCTTAGCATAACCATTTGATCAGTTAAGAACATGTTTGCCCAGGATGACTAAGGGGAAGACGTAACATCACACACCAATCAGAAGCCCTAAACCCCTCAGGCAGAGTGAAAACCAGGTAACCCTATACTTTCATCCTTCACTCCTTTCTATAAATTTCCTCTAGCCAAACCTCCTGCTACACACCCTCATGTGCACTCTTGAGTCACTTCCTGACAGAAACGCTTTCTGAGAAGCTTGTCCATCGTCagaggcttttgtttttctgtgtacatCACACTTCCATGACAGGGGCCAATCATTTCCTAAGGGCCACTGGTGCATTGAGGAGAAAAGCGAAGTGAGTCATCCAAAGGGCTGCTGGTGGAATGTGGCACACTGATTACAGAAACATTCTTACTTAGAAGCAGAACTAGCAATCGGTATGTGTATGGTAAAGGAAATGCAGGAGAGACAGTTACTATCATTACCAACCGCTGCACACTGTGCAGAATTGGACAAGTTGGCTTTCACCTGCCGAGCAGCCACACGGTAGCCTGCTTTATACCTGCATCACCATACACATGGGCAGTGGGCTACATTACAATGGCTGTGAGGTAGTAGGTGACAATCTTGCAGTTCCAATGCAATTTCAAAGCATTACTGTCCTATATCTGtggatttgtttttaatcaaaaccCTGAATGTGGCACATGATTGTATACATTTTGACTTTTCATGACCTGACCGTCAACACATTTCATTTATAATCATAGAAAATTGTTCCTCTGTGTTATTTCCAGTCCAATTCTTACCTCTGTAGAAAGATTCTCTCACTTGTTTACTAGGTACCTCTTCCTTGCTTGAGCAGAAGATTGGCTGGACAGGGTGGTCAGGTGACATGGCTTCCTCAAATGGGACTGCATTGAATATAAGTCTGAAGAGACTAGTGTGTACCCAGAAAAAAATGCCACACTCGGTATACATAGTCTTcgctctctccctttctcacaaTTCCTCTCGATAATGGGTTCAATGCCTGGGGGCCGGTTACTCAAGACAAAACTTTATTACTTAACAAATACCTGAGCAGGTGCTGGGGTGTCTGGTAGCTTTCTGGCTATCTCTGCTACAGATGTTTTCTGCATACAtttctacatatattttaatctcacaaacaataataatttgatacaaaaagaaaaagaaggaatgttAATATAGCCTATGGCTTGTTTTCAAAAGTCAATGTCATTTTCCCTAAAATctaagaagtaaaaatattttataataaaacaaataagaaatacatgaatgaatgaatgaatgaatgaatgaatgaatgaatgaacgaatggaTAATGTTATACATGCAGATTTTCAAGATAAAATATGACACAAAATATTTGAAGTAAAGTAGATCTGAGATAGCCGCTAAGCCCTCAGAGTATAAAATATACTATCTTATTTACTGAGATAGATCAGTAGATAAGATCACTTAATGTGCAAACATGACGTCCTGAGTTgactccccagaacccacataagaaaataaattttacaagtcAGGTATGGCCACATGTGCATGTAACCCcaaatttgggaggcagaggcaggtagatctgggGAGCTCAATGGCTAGACAGCCTAGGCAAAACCTCAAACTTTAGGTTTAGTGAGAGGCCTTATTCCAAGGGAATAATACCTAGTGTGATAAAATGGGATGCTTTATATCCACTCTAACCTCTGCATGCTTGTGTATGAgtatacacctacacacacacacacacacacacacacacacacacacacacacacacacacacacacacacacacactcctgtgttTGGAGAGAGAACTGACAAGGGAAGTTGCTAGCTTCAAATCCTTCTCTCAAACATTGCTTTCTCCTTCTTAGAACTgattagctttttatttttatatacagacCACTGAGTCAGCATCCCACCATCAGTGATGACCTTCCAAATCACATCATTTCTGGAAGAGTCCAAGTGAAGCCCAACGTGAAGGAGTTCACAGAAACAGACGCTGTTTTTGACGATGGCACGGTGGAGGAGAATATTGATGTTGTCATCTTTGCCACAGgatacagtttttcttttccattccttgaGGATCTGATTGCAGTTACTGACAATGAAGTGTCCCTGTATAAGTTGATGTTCCCTCCAGACCTGGAAAAGCCAACACTGGCTGTCATTGGACTCATCCAACCCTTGGGCATCATCCTACCTATTGCAGAACTCCAGTCTCGCTGGGCTGTGCGGGTATTCAAAGGTCTGTGAACAAAGGCTGTGAGGGGACTGGCATTTCACCTAACGTGAACCCTACTTTCTCTTCACACTAGTTCCCTCCTTCTGGTTAAACATgcccttcctttttttgttgttgctgttttccttGTATTGAAAACAGACTTTTTTtatcacataatatatcctgattacagtttctcctccatcttcaagttccttcccacccctctcATCTATATACATTCCCTGCCTGTCTATTATTAGAAAAGTAACAGGATTCTAagggaatataatataatataatataatataatataatctaTTAAATCTGATTGAACAAAACAGAGGGGGAAatgcccaagagaagacacaaaaaACGAGACCCATTGGTTAACTCACTAAGGAATGGAATCATATtacatacacaaaggacctgtatggcaaaaagagaaaaaaaagttataaatgaacaattttttaaaagttaattttttaaaaagtagaaatccCTGTCACaaattatgagacaaggaacctgcAAAGATACTGTTGAGTgtttggccatctactgctgggcatgaagCCTGCCCTCAAAAGTAGTTTGTCTCCTCAGTGAGATTCCCTTGggagaaactaaattttcatttgcaaatggttatCAATTGGAAATTATCTCTGAGTTAGAAATAGGGCATGtgcccacttctcctttcagctctagaaGCCCATCttgtgcagacctgtgcaggcaacttattctctgtgagtccatatgtgTGTCAATCTcattgatttagagggccttttatttcctggtttctcCATCCCCTAAGACTCTTACACTCTGTCTGCCTCCTTTTCCATGGAGTTCCCTGAG is part of the Cricetulus griseus strain 17A/GY chromosome 5, alternate assembly CriGri-PICRH-1.0, whole genome shotgun sequence genome and encodes:
- the LOC100773480 gene encoding flavin-containing monooxygenase 5 → MAKKQIAVIGAGISGLGAIKCCLDEDLEPTCFERSDDIGGLWKFQKNPLEKMPSIYKSVTINTSKEMMCFSDFPIPEDFPNYMHNCKLMEYLRKYATHFSLLRYIRFKTTVRSVRKRPDFGVSGQWDVVVETDGKQESLVFDGILVCSGHHTDPHLPLKSFPGIKKFEGCYFHSREYKSPEDYTGKRIIVVGIGNSGVDIAVELGRVAKQVFLSTRRGSWILHRVWSNGYPMDSSFFTRFHSFLQKILTTAAVNKYLEKMLNSRFNHAHYGLQPQHR